A single Oryctolagus cuniculus chromosome 16, mOryCun1.1, whole genome shotgun sequence DNA region contains:
- the TMED4 gene encoding transmembrane emp24 domain-containing protein 4 isoform X2, with protein MLGRLFNTWHERQPHRKGNCSVLNECISEIHSNYRTQMWDKQKEVFLPSTPGLGMHVEVKDPDGKVVLSRQYGSEGRFTFTSHTPGDHQICLHSNSTRMAFFAGGKLRVHLDIQVGEHANNYPEIAAKDKLTELQLRARQLLDQVEQIQKEQDYQRYREERFRLTSESTNQRVLWWSIAQTVILILTGIWQMRHLKGFFEAKKLV; from the exons ATGCTTGGTCGTTTGTTCAACACATGGCACGAACGACAGCCACACAGGAAAGGCAACTGTTCTGTGTTAAACGAGTGTATTAGCGAAATACACA GCAACTATCGGACCCAGATGTGGGACAAGCAGAAGGAGGTCTTCCTGCCCTCGACCCCCGGGCTCGGCATGCACGTGGAGGTGAAGGACCCCGACGGGAAG GTGGTGCTGTCCCGGCAGTACGGCTCCGAGGGCCGCTTCACCTTCACCTCGCACACGCCCGGCGACCACCAGATCTGCCTGCACTCCAACTCCACCAGGATGGCCTTCTTCGCCGGCGGCAAGCTG CGCGTGCACCTGGACATCCAGGTCGGGGAGCACGCCAACAACTACCCCGAGATCGCCGCCAAGGACAAGCTGACGGAGCTGCAGCTGCGGGCGCGCCAGCTGCTGGACCAGGTGGAGCAGATCCAGAAAGAGCAGGACTACCAGAGG TATCGGGAAGAGCGTTTCCGCCTGACCAGCGAGAGCACCAACCAGAGGGTCCTGTGGTGGTCCATCGCCCAGACCGTCATCCTCATCCTCACCGGCATCTGGCAGATGCGCCACCTCAAGGGCTTCTTTGAGGCCAAGAAGCTGGTGTAG
- the TMED4 gene encoding transmembrane emp24 domain-containing protein 4 isoform X1, with protein sequence MAGVGVWRLPGMGPPALVLLALCVVGARGLYFHIGETEKRCFIEEIPDETMVIGNYRTQMWDKQKEVFLPSTPGLGMHVEVKDPDGKVVLSRQYGSEGRFTFTSHTPGDHQICLHSNSTRMAFFAGGKLRVHLDIQVGEHANNYPEIAAKDKLTELQLRARQLLDQVEQIQKEQDYQRYREERFRLTSESTNQRVLWWSIAQTVILILTGIWQMRHLKGFFEAKKLV encoded by the exons ATGGCAGGTGTCGGGGTCTGGCGGCTGCCGGGGATGGGCCCGCCGGCGCTTGTGCTGCTCGCGCTGTGCGTCGTGGGCGCTCGGGGGCTCTACTTCCACATCGGCGAGACCGAGAAGCGCTGCTTCATCGAGGAGATCCCTGACGAGACCATGGTCATCG GCAACTATCGGACCCAGATGTGGGACAAGCAGAAGGAGGTCTTCCTGCCCTCGACCCCCGGGCTCGGCATGCACGTGGAGGTGAAGGACCCCGACGGGAAG GTGGTGCTGTCCCGGCAGTACGGCTCCGAGGGCCGCTTCACCTTCACCTCGCACACGCCCGGCGACCACCAGATCTGCCTGCACTCCAACTCCACCAGGATGGCCTTCTTCGCCGGCGGCAAGCTG CGCGTGCACCTGGACATCCAGGTCGGGGAGCACGCCAACAACTACCCCGAGATCGCCGCCAAGGACAAGCTGACGGAGCTGCAGCTGCGGGCGCGCCAGCTGCTGGACCAGGTGGAGCAGATCCAGAAAGAGCAGGACTACCAGAGG TATCGGGAAGAGCGTTTCCGCCTGACCAGCGAGAGCACCAACCAGAGGGTCCTGTGGTGGTCCATCGCCCAGACCGTCATCCTCATCCTCACCGGCATCTGGCAGATGCGCCACCTCAAGGGCTTCTTTGAGGCCAAGAAGCTGGTGTAG